The Chryseobacterium aureum genome contains a region encoding:
- a CDS encoding ATP-binding protein — translation MKIRTRLTLLFTLITAMLLGIYSVSIYYSSQEAREKSFYSELQNEAIAKADLFFRSSLPEQEMHKLYKNNTRTLNEVQVAIYDDNKQLIYHDDAKVDYVKETPEMLSQIFRKRRISFFLNDLQVIGMTYRYEGKTYAVTAAAYDKYGYEYLTHLLTISIVSFFIILVLIYLAGIFLSKKALSPLSEMVDQIKKITAGKLQLRLKTTKEKDELNELAQNFNGMLERLENSFDSQKHFVSNISHELRTPLAAIITELELASEKEKTKEEYQETIQYALEDARKMVTLSNSLMDLAKASYDPNEISFSEIRLDEVLLESYTKITRENSGYKVSLNIEDSVEEQQLIIQGNEYLLQVAFNNLIDNACKYSPEHTCLIDVNANSRALTIHCTNTGNTINEEDLQHIFEPFYRSETSKQEKGHGIGLFLTEKIILLHHAKITVVSEHNKTVFTVAFMIS, via the coding sequence ATGAAAATAAGAACCAGACTTACGCTGCTTTTTACTTTAATCACTGCAATGCTGCTGGGCATTTACAGCGTTTCCATCTATTATTCATCCCAAGAAGCCCGGGAAAAATCTTTTTACAGCGAACTTCAGAACGAAGCCATTGCCAAAGCCGATTTATTCTTCAGGAGTTCACTTCCTGAACAGGAAATGCACAAGCTTTATAAAAACAATACCAGAACGCTTAATGAAGTTCAGGTCGCCATTTATGATGACAATAAGCAACTGATTTATCATGATGACGCCAAAGTAGATTATGTAAAGGAGACTCCGGAAATGCTTTCTCAGATATTCCGGAAAAGGAGAATCAGTTTCTTTTTAAATGACTTGCAGGTCATCGGAATGACTTACCGGTATGAGGGAAAAACGTACGCCGTCACTGCAGCCGCTTACGACAAGTATGGATATGAATATCTTACCCATCTTCTCACCATCAGTATTGTGTCATTCTTCATTATTCTGGTGTTAATTTATCTGGCCGGAATATTTCTCTCGAAAAAAGCGTTGAGCCCACTCAGTGAAATGGTTGATCAGATTAAAAAGATCACCGCCGGAAAATTGCAATTAAGACTTAAAACAACAAAAGAGAAAGACGAACTCAACGAGCTCGCCCAAAACTTTAACGGAATGCTGGAAAGGCTGGAAAATTCCTTTGATTCTCAAAAACATTTTGTCTCCAATATCTCCCATGAATTAAGAACTCCTCTGGCGGCCATTATTACGGAACTGGAACTGGCTTCAGAAAAAGAGAAAACAAAAGAGGAATATCAGGAAACCATTCAATATGCACTGGAAGATGCCCGGAAAATGGTCACCCTTTCCAACAGTTTAATGGATCTTGCCAAAGCGAGCTACGACCCTAATGAGATCAGTTTTTCTGAGATTCGTCTTGATGAGGTTCTCCTGGAATCTTACACCAAAATTACAAGAGAAAATTCAGGATATAAAGTTTCGTTGAACATAGAAGATTCTGTAGAAGAACAGCAGCTTATCATTCAGGGAAATGAATATCTACTTCAGGTTGCCTTCAATAATCTTATTGACAATGCTTGCAAATATTCCCCGGAACACACCTGCCTGATTGATGTAAATGCTAATTCCAGGGCTCTTACAATACACTGTACAAATACAGGAAATACCATAAATGAAGAAGATTTACAGCATATCTTCGAGCCATTTTACAGAAGTGAAACCTCAAAACAGGAAAAAGGTCACGGAATAGGATTATTTCTCACCGAAAAAATTATTCTGCTCCATCACGCAAAAATCACCGTTGTATCAGAACATAATAAAACTGTTTTTACAGTAGCATTTATGATCAGCTAA
- a CDS encoding alpha-amylase, whose product MKKTNFFLSLLALVLVSSCRTSDELITEPSKQEEVHNKTVNVTHHDGRPFSTGNESGSLQGKFVAGPGGGVLMQGFYWDVPDGGNWWNTVKDKLAAWSDSGISAVWLPPASKAQNGAYSMGYDPTDYYDFGNFNQNGSVETRFGSRTELEALITKAHAENMQVYADIVINHNSGGQSEANPFTGTNTWTNFSGVASGKFPRSYNDFYKNSYGNNDEGAFGGFPDLCHANPYVQDWLWGRDDSVAKYYKNVMKFDGWRFDYVKGFGPWVVNTWNSKVGGFSVGELWDSNVNTLEWWANNANSSVFDFAAYYKMDEAFDNGNLNALNDDMMWKRNPYKAVTFVANHDTDVIYNKMPAYAYILTHEGYPTIFYRDYEEWLNKERLNNLIWIHNNKATGTTSILYTDNDEYIARRNGYNGNPGLVVYINTSSNWQERWIQTNWSSQQIKDFTGNSNWYPTTQGDKWVKIQCPPNSYSVWSLNL is encoded by the coding sequence ATGAAAAAAACAAACTTTTTCCTTTCACTGCTGGCTTTAGTATTAGTAAGCTCATGCCGTACGAGTGATGAACTGATTACAGAACCCTCCAAGCAGGAAGAGGTTCATAACAAAACAGTAAATGTTACCCATCATGACGGAAGACCTTTCAGTACCGGAAACGAGTCCGGATCTCTGCAGGGTAAATTTGTTGCAGGCCCCGGTGGTGGAGTCCTTATGCAGGGTTTTTACTGGGATGTGCCGGATGGCGGCAACTGGTGGAATACCGTTAAGGATAAACTGGCAGCATGGTCTGATTCAGGAATTAGTGCCGTATGGCTGCCACCGGCATCAAAAGCACAGAACGGAGCCTATTCTATGGGATATGACCCTACAGATTACTATGATTTTGGAAACTTTAATCAGAATGGAAGCGTAGAAACCCGTTTCGGATCCAGAACCGAACTGGAAGCATTGATTACAAAAGCACATGCTGAAAATATGCAGGTATATGCTGATATCGTAATCAATCACAACAGTGGCGGACAGTCTGAAGCCAATCCTTTTACAGGGACCAATACCTGGACTAACTTTTCGGGAGTGGCATCAGGTAAATTTCCCAGAAGCTATAATGATTTTTATAAAAATTCCTACGGAAATAACGATGAAGGCGCCTTTGGTGGTTTTCCGGATTTGTGCCATGCCAACCCGTACGTACAGGACTGGCTTTGGGGAAGGGACGATTCTGTGGCCAAATATTATAAAAATGTCATGAAATTTGACGGATGGAGATTTGATTATGTGAAAGGTTTCGGTCCTTGGGTAGTGAATACCTGGAATTCTAAAGTAGGAGGATTTTCCGTAGGTGAGCTATGGGATTCCAACGTAAATACATTAGAGTGGTGGGCCAATAATGCCAACAGCTCTGTATTTGATTTTGCAGCTTATTATAAAATGGATGAAGCTTTTGATAACGGAAACTTAAATGCTCTGAATGATGATATGATGTGGAAAAGAAATCCCTACAAAGCAGTAACCTTTGTTGCCAATCATGATACAGATGTTATTTACAACAAAATGCCGGCATATGCCTATATCTTGACGCATGAAGGCTACCCTACCATTTTCTACAGAGATTATGAAGAATGGCTAAACAAAGAAAGACTGAATAATCTGATCTGGATTCATAATAATAAAGCTACCGGAACAACCTCTATTCTGTATACCGATAATGATGAATATATTGCAAGGCGTAACGGATATAATGGCAATCCGGGACTTGTTGTGTACATCAATACCTCTTCAAACTGGCAGGAAAGATGGATACAAACCAACTGGAGCAGCCAGCAGATCAAAGATTTCACGGGAAATTCAAACTGGTATCCAACTACTCAGGGAGACAAGTGGGTGAAGATTCAGTGTCCGCCGAATTCTTATTCTGTGTGGTCGCTGAATTTATAA
- the mgtA gene encoding magnesium-translocating P-type ATPase, with amino-acid sequence MLKQSSNKNLNSAALVKLKEAAAENEKMIYALLETSEEGLSENTVKDRLKIYGKNEIATQKAPSWLKQFAHSFFNPFNYILACIAVISLFIDAILVPAGEKDFSTTVIISFMLLFSTVLRFIQEFRSNKAAETLKKMVKTSCLTKRKFNESEEIEITDIVPGDIIILSAGDMVPADCRILKSKDLFISESILTGEALPVEKSALPIKDAKERNPLSLQNICFMGTNVVSGSATVVVANTGIFTYFGSISRSLISKRPETAFDIGVNKVSYLLIRFMLIMTPVIFLINGLVKGDWMQALLFAIAVAVGLTPEMLPMIVTANLAKGAVNMSKKKVIVKRLNAIQNIGAMDILCTDKTGTLTLDKIVLETHLNVRGIEDDEVLKWGYLNSFHQTGLKNLLDQAVLDHAEVHNLMKADELYQKVDEIPFDFERRRMSVILNTSQGKHLMICKGAVEEMLPLCQHALDPGEDHSLHIENDNIVPLDHLMKQQIIRMSEKLNAEGQRVLLIAIREFDGDHPLNYSVADEKNLTLTGFMGFLDPAKPSAEPSIKALHKLGVEVKVVTGDNDIVAKKICHDVGIPINTVMLGEELEQMSDEELCKDMDLYSVFAKVSPLQKQRIVKILRSKGHTVGFMGDGINDAAAIKEADVGISVDTGADIAKESADIILLEKDLMVLRSGVIYGRRTFGNIVKYIKMTASSNFGNMFSMIGASALLPFLPMLPLQILTQNLLYDVSQSSIPWDTMDKDFLETPKKWEAGSIKKFMLYIGPLSSIFDYVTFAVMFFIFKANTPEQQNLFQTGWFVEGLLSQTLIVHIIRTKKIPFIQSWAATPVVALTSLIMLIGILIPFTPMAVYLKMQPLPLSYFPYLAGILTGYCMVTQLVKQWFIRKFGQWL; translated from the coding sequence ATGTTAAAACAATCTTCAAACAAAAATCTCAATTCCGCAGCTCTTGTAAAATTGAAAGAAGCTGCTGCCGAGAACGAAAAAATGATTTATGCCCTGCTGGAAACCTCAGAAGAAGGGCTCAGTGAAAACACAGTAAAAGACCGGCTGAAAATTTATGGTAAAAATGAAATTGCTACCCAAAAAGCCCCCTCATGGCTGAAACAGTTTGCCCATTCTTTTTTTAATCCATTCAATTATATCCTGGCCTGTATTGCCGTCATTTCATTATTCATTGATGCCATTCTTGTGCCTGCCGGTGAAAAAGATTTCAGCACCACTGTTATTATTTCGTTTATGCTGCTATTCAGTACAGTCTTAAGGTTTATTCAGGAATTCAGAAGCAATAAAGCCGCAGAAACATTAAAGAAGATGGTAAAAACAAGCTGTCTCACCAAAAGAAAATTTAATGAAAGTGAAGAAATAGAAATTACGGACATCGTTCCCGGGGATATTATCATTCTGTCTGCCGGGGATATGGTTCCGGCCGACTGCAGAATCCTTAAAAGCAAAGATCTTTTCATCAGTGAATCTATCCTGACAGGGGAAGCCCTTCCGGTAGAGAAAAGTGCACTTCCTATCAAAGATGCTAAAGAGCGCAATCCCCTCAGCCTTCAGAATATCTGTTTTATGGGGACCAATGTAGTAAGCGGTTCAGCAACTGTTGTGGTGGCCAACACCGGTATTTTCACCTATTTCGGAAGCATCAGCAGAAGTCTGATTTCCAAAAGACCCGAAACAGCATTTGATATCGGAGTCAATAAAGTGAGCTATCTGCTGATCAGATTTATGCTGATCATGACACCTGTTATTTTTCTGATCAATGGCCTGGTAAAGGGAGACTGGATGCAGGCTTTATTATTTGCCATTGCCGTTGCTGTAGGATTAACGCCCGAAATGCTTCCCATGATTGTAACTGCGAATCTCGCTAAAGGAGCAGTGAATATGAGCAAAAAGAAAGTCATTGTTAAAAGGCTGAATGCTATTCAGAATATTGGTGCCATGGATATTCTATGTACTGATAAAACAGGAACCCTTACCCTGGATAAGATTGTACTGGAAACCCACCTCAACGTTCGTGGTATTGAAGATGATGAAGTCTTGAAATGGGGCTATCTCAACAGTTTCCATCAAACCGGTCTCAAAAATCTTTTGGATCAGGCCGTTCTGGATCATGCTGAAGTTCATAACCTCATGAAAGCTGATGAACTTTACCAAAAGGTAGATGAAATTCCTTTTGATTTTGAAAGAAGAAGAATGTCTGTCATTCTGAATACTTCCCAGGGAAAACACCTGATGATCTGCAAAGGAGCAGTAGAAGAAATGCTTCCTTTATGTCAGCATGCACTAGATCCGGGAGAAGATCACAGCCTGCACATAGAAAATGACAATATCGTTCCTCTGGATCATCTTATGAAGCAGCAGATCATCAGAATGTCCGAGAAACTGAATGCAGAAGGACAACGTGTATTACTGATTGCCATCCGGGAATTTGACGGTGATCATCCATTAAATTATTCTGTAGCCGATGAAAAGAATCTTACCCTCACAGGATTTATGGGATTTCTTGATCCGGCCAAACCTTCAGCAGAACCTAGCATCAAAGCTTTACACAAACTGGGTGTAGAAGTAAAAGTAGTAACCGGAGACAATGATATTGTTGCCAAAAAAATATGTCATGATGTTGGAATTCCTATCAATACTGTTATGCTGGGTGAGGAACTGGAGCAAATGAGTGACGAGGAGCTTTGTAAAGATATGGATCTCTATTCGGTTTTTGCTAAAGTAAGCCCTCTGCAAAAACAGCGTATCGTAAAAATATTAAGATCCAAAGGTCATACCGTTGGTTTTATGGGTGATGGAATCAATGATGCAGCAGCTATTAAAGAAGCAGATGTAGGAATTTCTGTTGATACCGGAGCTGACATCGCTAAGGAAAGTGCGGATATCATCCTGCTGGAAAAAGATCTGATGGTCCTTAGAAGCGGCGTCATCTATGGAAGAAGAACCTTCGGAAATATTGTGAAGTATATCAAAATGACAGCCAGCAGCAATTTCGGAAATATGTTCAGCATGATTGGAGCCAGTGCGCTGCTTCCGTTTCTGCCCATGCTTCCATTACAGATTCTGACCCAGAATTTACTCTATGATGTATCTCAGTCATCCATTCCGTGGGATACCATGGATAAAGACTTTCTGGAAACCCCTAAAAAATGGGAGGCCGGAAGCATCAAAAAGTTTATGCTTTATATAGGACCGCTAAGTTCCATTTTTGATTACGTAACGTTTGCGGTAATGTTTTTTATTTTCAAAGCCAATACACCGGAACAACAAAATTTGTTTCAGACAGGCTGGTTTGTGGAAGGTTTATTGTCCCAGACTCTGATTGTCCATATCATCAGAACCAAAAAAATTCCATTCATTCAAAGCTGGGCTGCTACACCGGTCGTTGCTTTAACAAGTTTAATCATGCTGATCGGAATTCTCATTCCCTTCACTCCAATGGCCGTGTATCTGAAAATGCAGCCTTTACCTCTGAGCTACTTCCCCTATTTAGCAGGAATTCTTACAGGTTATTGTATGGTAACACAGCTCGTTAAACAATGGTTTATCAGAAAATTCGGACAGTGGCTTTAA
- a CDS encoding NIL domain-containing protein, whose protein sequence is MITPNPGLQVLQNKISLPKKELLLEIELNGKMKFEHLMNTIYNQLGICHRVLSANVEYVNGYSFGSVQLYINVSSEDFHQLEIYLNKNKLINTTVEYTCRTYF, encoded by the coding sequence ATGATTACACCTAATCCCGGCCTGCAGGTTTTGCAAAATAAGATAAGCCTGCCTAAAAAAGAATTGTTACTGGAAATAGAGTTGAATGGCAAAATGAAATTTGAACATTTGATGAACACCATTTATAATCAATTAGGCATCTGTCATAGAGTGTTATCTGCTAATGTAGAGTATGTGAATGGATACAGTTTTGGTTCAGTACAGTTATATATTAATGTCAGTTCAGAAGATTTCCACCAGCTTGAAATCTATCTGAATAAAAATAAACTTATCAATACAACGGTAGAATATACCTGCAGAACCTATTTTTAA
- a CDS encoding MgtC/SapB family protein, producing MNTFEFTLRLLTAFALGASIGFERQWRQKSAGLRTNTLVCLGSAAFVLLSIRIGGDATGRIASYIVSGIGFLGGGVIMKDGLTVRGLNTAATIWCSASVGSLSAMGFPFEAAITSGFIILTHIILRPLGVKLGNTITNRNHYTEYLLSIKCKSEVENHVRVQLMQSLSGNDKVLLKSLTSDDNGLPENAIITAEVHASTPQDSFMEKTASRLTIEDKVIKVSWEIIGTENDL from the coding sequence ATGAATACATTCGAATTTACCCTTCGTCTCCTTACCGCATTTGCCTTAGGTGCAAGTATTGGTTTCGAAAGACAGTGGCGTCAGAAAAGCGCAGGTCTCCGCACCAATACTCTTGTATGTCTTGGCTCAGCTGCATTTGTTCTTCTTTCTATCAGAATTGGAGGTGATGCAACTGGCAGAATTGCCTCTTATATTGTAAGCGGTATTGGGTTTTTGGGTGGAGGCGTCATCATGAAAGACGGACTCACCGTGAGAGGACTCAATACAGCAGCTACTATCTGGTGCTCTGCATCTGTAGGATCGCTCAGTGCCATGGGATTCCCTTTTGAAGCAGCCATTACCAGTGGATTTATTATCCTTACCCATATTATCCTTCGGCCTTTAGGCGTAAAACTGGGCAATACGATCACCAACAGAAACCATTATACCGAATATCTTCTCAGCATCAAGTGCAAAAGTGAGGTGGAAAATCATGTCCGCGTACAACTCATGCAGTCTCTGAGCGGAAATGATAAAGTATTACTGAAATCCCTTACCAGCGATGACAATGGCCTGCCGGAAAATGCCATCATTACAGCAGAAGTCCACGCTTCTACCCCACAGGACAGTTTCATGGAAAAAACCGCCAGCAGACTTACCATTGAAGATAAAGTCATCAAAGTAAGCTGGGAAATCATAGGCACTGAAAACGATTTGTAA
- a CDS encoding YiiX/YebB-like N1pC/P60 family cysteine hydrolase, which translates to MSECKKSFNRSIKGIIVLGIVSCLMVLLVQCNHHSGKVQLKSGDLLFVTAKESGLSGAINNVTQKQKAASFDHIGILEKEGNRMFVLHAAPKGGSQKQDLKDFVKDQKKEGQKVIVYRLKPEYQKAIPEAVKKANSMLGKPYNFNYILDDNSYYCSDFVERAFRTENIFTLEPMTFIDPKTGKTNTFWEDFYGKKNLKVPEGQPGCNPNGLAGSDKLERVGDY; encoded by the coding sequence ATGTCTGAATGTAAAAAATCTTTTAACAGAAGTATCAAGGGAATTATTGTTTTGGGGATTGTATCCTGTCTAATGGTTTTGCTGGTTCAGTGTAATCATCATTCAGGTAAAGTACAGCTTAAAAGCGGGGATCTTCTTTTTGTCACTGCAAAAGAATCAGGACTTTCCGGAGCGATTAATAATGTAACTCAAAAGCAGAAGGCAGCTTCCTTTGATCATATTGGAATTCTTGAGAAAGAAGGTAACCGGATGTTTGTTCTGCATGCTGCCCCTAAAGGCGGTTCTCAGAAGCAGGATCTGAAAGATTTTGTAAAAGACCAGAAGAAGGAAGGGCAGAAGGTGATTGTTTACCGTTTAAAACCGGAATATCAGAAGGCAATTCCTGAAGCTGTAAAAAAAGCAAATTCCATGTTGGGGAAACCATACAACTTCAATTATATTCTGGATGACAATTCCTATTACTGTTCAGATTTTGTGGAAAGAGCTTTTCGGACAGAAAATATTTTCACACTGGAACCTATGACATTTATTGATCCGAAAACTGGAAAAACGAATACTTTCTGGGAAGATTTTTATGGTAAGAAAAACCTTAAAGTCCCTGAAGGACAGCCGGGTTGCAATCCTAATGGACTCGCCGGTTCCGATAAACTGGAAAGAGTAGGGGATTATTAA
- a CDS encoding EamA family transporter, whose product MKKSNIAIPATLLAIICVQGGASIAKQLFPAIGAIGTVTLRIVLSAVLLTLINRPKFLQFNLQKWKYCAVYGIGLAAMNLIFYMAIQRIPLGLAVTVEFAGPLFLALALSRKLLDVVWALLACVGILLIVPWQNDHVDLLGLGFAFLAGMFWAVYIIMGGKVSKIMEGKDAVTTGMIFASLVIIPFTIWDGAVFNLTPTIFVKGLGVAILSSALPFSLEMMALKRLPAKTFSILMSLEPAFAALSGWVFLAEELSFLQWISIACVITASIGTTIFNKKSLSHD is encoded by the coding sequence ATGAAAAAATCAAACATAGCAATACCCGCTACGCTTTTAGCGATCATTTGTGTGCAGGGAGGTGCTTCCATTGCGAAGCAGCTTTTTCCGGCTATCGGAGCTATAGGTACGGTTACTTTAAGAATTGTACTTTCTGCTGTTCTGCTTACGTTGATTAACCGGCCGAAATTTTTACAGTTTAACCTCCAAAAATGGAAGTACTGTGCGGTCTATGGAATAGGATTGGCTGCAATGAATCTTATTTTTTACATGGCGATTCAGAGAATACCTTTGGGGCTGGCCGTTACGGTGGAGTTTGCAGGGCCATTATTTCTTGCTCTGGCTTTGTCCCGTAAACTGTTGGATGTTGTATGGGCATTACTGGCCTGTGTAGGAATTCTCCTGATAGTTCCGTGGCAGAATGATCACGTTGATTTGTTGGGTCTTGGCTTCGCTTTTCTGGCAGGAATGTTCTGGGCAGTTTATATCATAATGGGCGGCAAGGTTTCTAAAATTATGGAGGGGAAAGATGCGGTTACCACGGGAATGATTTTTGCCAGCCTGGTGATTATTCCATTCACAATATGGGATGGTGCTGTTTTCAATCTTACCCCAACTATTTTTGTCAAAGGACTTGGCGTGGCTATTCTTTCAAGTGCGTTGCCTTTTTCACTGGAAATGATGGCTTTGAAAAGGCTTCCTGCAAAAACGTTCAGTATTCTGATGAGCCTGGAGCCTGCGTTTGCGGCACTTTCCGGTTGGGTATTTCTTGCTGAAGAGTTATCTTTTTTACAGTGGATTTCTATTGCATGTGTAATAACGGCCAGCATAGGAACAACCATTTTCAATAAAAAATCTCTTTCTCATGATTGA
- a CDS encoding response regulator transcription factor: protein MPHILLVEDDDRLSKLIAKGFQEAEFEVTVAYDGITGLKLSLQNHFDLVVTDIVLPKKDGLELCNEIKGLKPDLPVIMLTALGTTDDKLEGFDAGADDYLTKPFEMRELIARIKVLLKRFSQQVHQKISVLKYEGIEMNLEQKTVNRDHTPIKLTPKEFNLLKFMLENSERVLSRSEIAEKVWETHFDTGTNFIDVYINYLRKKIDKDFETKLIHTKAGMGFILKKDYESGIAQESLR from the coding sequence ATGCCACATATTTTATTAGTTGAAGACGATGACAGACTTTCTAAGCTCATTGCAAAGGGATTTCAGGAAGCTGAATTTGAGGTTACTGTGGCTTATGACGGAATCACAGGCTTAAAACTCTCACTACAGAACCATTTTGATCTGGTAGTAACAGATATTGTTCTCCCTAAAAAAGACGGCCTGGAACTCTGTAACGAAATCAAAGGTTTAAAACCCGATCTTCCTGTCATTATGCTTACCGCATTGGGAACTACCGATGATAAACTGGAAGGGTTTGATGCCGGAGCTGATGATTATCTTACCAAACCTTTTGAAATGCGGGAACTGATAGCAAGAATAAAAGTGCTTCTGAAACGTTTTTCACAACAGGTTCATCAAAAAATTTCCGTTCTTAAATATGAAGGCATAGAAATGAATCTGGAACAGAAAACCGTGAACCGTGATCATACTCCGATAAAATTGACTCCGAAGGAGTTTAATCTTTTAAAATTCATGCTGGAAAACTCTGAAAGGGTTCTTTCCAGAAGTGAAATTGCAGAGAAAGTATGGGAAACCCACTTTGATACAGGTACTAATTTTATTGATGTCTATATCAATTATCTCCGCAAAAAAATTGATAAAGACTTTGAAACCAAACTGATCCACACCAAAGCCGGTATGGGCTTTATTCTGAAAAAAGACTACGAATCAGGCATTGCACAGGAATCATTACGATAA
- the murA gene encoding UDP-N-acetylglucosamine 1-carboxyvinyltransferase has product MSGTFQIRGGKRLQGEITPQGAKNEALQILCAVLLTDEEVRIKNIPDIHDVNRLIEILGDFGVKITKNGQGDYTFKADQVNFDYIKSNEFKKDGAKLRGSIMLMGPMLARYGEAYMPTPGGDKIGRRRLDTHFQGLVELGAEFNYDEEEYFYSLKAKELRGKFILLEEASVTGTANIVMAAALAKGKTRIYNAACEPYLQQLCKMLNRMGANISGIGSNLLTIEGVDYLRGTEHTMLPDMVEIGSWIGLAAMTKSEITIKNVNWNQLGVIPNTFRKLGIQLEQSGDDIYIPAQEHYKIQKFIDGSILTISDAPWPGFTPDLLSIILVVATQAKGSILVHQKMFESRLFFVDKLIDMGAQIILCDPHRATVIGLNQEAPLRGTTMVSPDIRAGNALLIAALSAEGKSIIHNIEQIDRGYENIDGRLKAIGADIERI; this is encoded by the coding sequence ATGAGTGGAACATTTCAAATAAGAGGAGGAAAGAGACTGCAGGGTGAAATCACTCCACAAGGAGCCAAAAATGAGGCTCTACAAATTTTATGTGCTGTTCTTCTGACGGACGAAGAAGTAAGAATTAAAAATATCCCGGATATCCATGACGTGAACAGACTGATTGAGATTCTTGGCGATTTTGGAGTAAAAATTACTAAAAACGGACAGGGAGATTATACTTTCAAGGCAGATCAGGTTAATTTTGATTATATAAAATCTAACGAGTTCAAAAAAGACGGAGCTAAACTTCGTGGATCCATTATGCTGATGGGACCAATGCTTGCCCGCTACGGAGAAGCTTATATGCCCACTCCCGGAGGAGATAAAATAGGAAGAAGAAGGCTGGATACCCATTTCCAGGGACTTGTAGAATTAGGTGCTGAATTCAATTATGATGAAGAAGAATATTTCTATTCTTTAAAAGCCAAGGAACTGAGAGGAAAATTCATTCTTTTGGAAGAAGCTTCTGTAACAGGAACTGCCAATATTGTAATGGCAGCTGCTTTAGCAAAAGGAAAAACAAGAATTTATAACGCAGCGTGTGAGCCCTATCTTCAGCAATTGTGTAAAATGCTGAACAGAATGGGTGCCAATATCTCAGGTATCGGATCAAACCTTCTTACGATTGAAGGGGTTGATTATCTTAGAGGAACTGAGCACACGATGCTTCCGGATATGGTAGAAATAGGATCCTGGATTGGCCTTGCCGCCATGACAAAATCTGAAATCACGATCAAAAATGTAAACTGGAACCAGCTTGGTGTTATCCCGAATACATTCAGAAAATTAGGAATTCAGCTTGAACAGAGTGGTGACGACATCTACATCCCTGCTCAGGAGCATTATAAAATTCAAAAATTTATTGACGGGTCTATCCTTACCATCTCTGATGCGCCATGGCCAGGATTTACTCCGGATTTATTATCCATTATTTTAGTGGTGGCAACCCAGGCCAAAGGAAGTATTCTGGTTCATCAGAAAATGTTTGAATCCAGATTATTCTTTGTCGATAAATTAATTGATATGGGTGCTCAGATCATTTTATGTGATCCGCACAGAGCAACGGTAATCGGTTTGAACCAGGAAGCGCCGTTACGAGGAACAACCATGGTTTCCCCGGATATCAGAGCCGGAAATGCCCTTCTTATTGCAGCACTTTCTGCTGAAGGAAAATCTATTATCCATAATATTGAACAGATCGACAGAGGATATGAAAATATTGATGGAAGACTAAAAGCAATTGGTGCTGACATTGAAAGAATTTAA
- a CDS encoding DUF4290 domain-containing protein produces the protein MEYNTQKTQLHMPEYGRIIQQLVERCKELPTKEERNEMAMAIIDFMGQRNPQLRDEENYKHKLWDHLYILANHDLDVDSPYPFPTMEELAEKPKRMEYPKLQGDFKFYGKSILQLIEKAIELDMGDEKEALIEVIANNMKKSYNVYNKEHVTDDVIFRHLKELSENRLDLTGIDSLEKSKIYYTSNNNNRNNNNNNRNNNNNNKNNNQPNKRRHNNNHKNRK, from the coding sequence ATGGAATACAATACCCAAAAAACTCAGCTTCATATGCCTGAATACGGCAGAATAATACAACAGTTGGTTGAGCGCTGCAAAGAACTTCCTACCAAAGAGGAAAGGAATGAAATGGCTATGGCAATCATCGATTTTATGGGTCAGAGAAACCCACAACTTCGCGACGAAGAAAATTATAAACATAAACTTTGGGACCATCTTTATATTCTTGCTAATCATGATCTGGATGTAGATTCTCCTTATCCCTTCCCTACCATGGAAGAATTGGCAGAAAAACCGAAAAGAATGGAATATCCAAAACTTCAGGGTGACTTTAAGTTTTACGGAAAAAGTATTCTTCAATTGATAGAAAAAGCAATAGAACTGGATATGGGTGATGAAAAAGAAGCCCTAATAGAAGTGATTGCCAACAATATGAAGAAATCTTACAATGTCTATAATAAAGAACATGTGACGGATGATGTGATTTTCCGCCACCTGAAAGAACTGTCTGAAAACAGGTTGGATCTTACCGGGATAGATTCTCTTGAGAAAAGTAAAATCTACTACACCAGCAATAATAACAACCGAAATAACAATAATAACAACAGGAACAATAACAACAATAATAAAAATAATAACCAGCCTAATAAGAGAAGGCATAATAACAATCATAAAAACAGAAAATAA